The following coding sequences lie in one Bradyrhizobium sp. G127 genomic window:
- the cysT gene encoding sulfate ABC transporter permease subunit CysT: MSGGTGRRRALPGFGLTMGLTLTWLSIIVLIPLAGLFLKTTELSLVQFWDILTARRTLNALKISFGLAFLAALVNLVMGMVIVWVLVRYRFPGRRIFDAIVDIPFALPTAVAGVALTALFAQKGWLGAPLAEMGIKVAFTPIGIFVAMIFIGFPFVVRTVQPVLIDLEIEVEEAAASLGASRFDIIRRVILPSLTPAILTGFALAFARAVGEYGSVIFIAGNLPNVSEIAPLLIVIRLSEFRYADATAIAVIMLVVSFLIIFTINRIQRWAQTRGVAVQV, from the coding sequence GTGAGCGGAGGAACAGGACGACGACGGGCACTGCCGGGTTTCGGTCTCACCATGGGACTGACGCTGACATGGCTGTCGATCATCGTCCTGATCCCGCTCGCGGGCCTCTTCCTCAAGACCACGGAACTGTCGCTTGTCCAGTTCTGGGACATTCTCACCGCCCGCCGCACGCTCAACGCGCTGAAGATTTCCTTCGGCCTCGCGTTCCTGGCCGCGCTCGTCAATCTCGTGATGGGCATGGTGATCGTCTGGGTGCTGGTGCGCTACAGATTTCCCGGCCGCCGCATCTTCGACGCCATCGTCGATATTCCCTTCGCGCTGCCGACCGCCGTCGCCGGCGTCGCGCTGACCGCGCTTTTTGCGCAGAAGGGCTGGCTCGGCGCGCCGCTGGCCGAAATGGGCATCAAGGTCGCGTTCACGCCGATCGGCATTTTCGTGGCGATGATCTTCATCGGATTTCCGTTCGTGGTGCGCACGGTGCAGCCGGTGCTGATCGATCTCGAAATCGAGGTGGAAGAGGCCGCCGCCAGCCTCGGCGCGTCGCGCTTCGACATCATCCGCCGCGTGATCCTGCCCAGCCTCACGCCCGCGATCCTCACCGGTTTCGCGCTCGCCTTTGCCCGCGCCGTCGGCGAATACGGTTCGGTGATCTTCATCGCCGGCAATCTGCCGAACGTTTCCGAGATCGCGCCGCTCCTGATCGTGATCCGGCTGTCCGAGTTCCGTTATGCGGACGCCACCGCGATTGCCGTCATCATGCTGGTGGTGTCGTTCCTGATCATCTTCACCATCAACCGCATTCAACGCTGGGCGCAGACGCGCGGCGTCGCGGTTCAGGTCTGA
- a CDS encoding sulfate ABC transporter ATP-binding protein yields MTIEVRNIVKKFGTFAALDHVDLKVATGELVALLGPSGSGKTSLLRIIAGLDWPDEGSVIFDGENALERGAGERHVGFVFQHYALFRHMSVFENVAFGLRVQPRAIRKDEAHIRKRVKELLDLVQLDWLADRYPSQLSGGQRQRIALARALAIEPRILLLDEPFGALDAKVRKELRRWLRQLHDEIHVTSIFVTHDQEEALEVANRVVVMDKGKIEQIGTPGDVYDNPATAFVHGFIGESIVLPVQVSDGKVRLGDRVLNLEPRDAVSGPSNLFIRRHDVSIVPNGSGVFEGDVKHVRAFGPTQRADVVLHNGATETLVEIDAPRDRDLKPGDVVSLQPRRYRLFPAQS; encoded by the coding sequence GTGACGATTGAAGTCCGCAACATCGTGAAGAAGTTCGGCACGTTTGCCGCGCTGGACCATGTCGATCTCAAGGTGGCGACCGGCGAGCTGGTCGCGCTGCTCGGCCCATCGGGATCGGGCAAGACCTCGCTGCTGCGCATCATCGCCGGTCTCGACTGGCCCGACGAAGGCTCGGTGATCTTCGATGGCGAGAACGCGCTGGAACGCGGCGCGGGCGAGCGTCACGTCGGCTTCGTGTTCCAGCATTACGCGCTGTTCCGCCACATGAGCGTATTCGAGAACGTCGCGTTCGGGCTGCGGGTGCAGCCGCGCGCCATCCGCAAGGACGAGGCGCATATCAGGAAGCGCGTGAAGGAATTGCTCGATCTGGTGCAGCTCGACTGGCTGGCGGATCGCTATCCGAGCCAGTTGTCCGGCGGCCAGCGCCAGCGCATCGCGCTTGCCCGCGCGCTTGCCATCGAGCCGCGCATCCTGTTGCTGGACGAGCCGTTCGGCGCGCTCGACGCCAAGGTGCGCAAGGAGTTGCGCCGCTGGCTGCGCCAGTTGCACGACGAGATTCATGTCACCTCGATCTTCGTCACCCACGATCAGGAAGAGGCGCTCGAAGTCGCCAACCGCGTGGTGGTGATGGACAAGGGCAAGATCGAGCAGATCGGTACGCCGGGTGACGTTTACGACAATCCGGCGACCGCGTTCGTGCACGGCTTCATCGGCGAATCCATCGTGCTGCCGGTGCAGGTATCCGACGGCAAGGTCCGGCTCGGCGACCGGGTGCTGAACCTCGAGCCGCGCGACGCGGTGTCGGGCCCATCGAATCTCTTTATCCGACGTCATGACGTGTCGATTGTGCCGAACGGCAGCGGCGTGTTCGAGGGTGACGTCAAGCATGTGCGGGCGTTCGGTCCGACCCAGCGCGCCGACGTGGTGCTGCACAATGGCGCAACCGAGACCCTGGTGGAAATCGACGCGCCGCGCGACCGCGACCTCAAGCCCGGCGATGTGGTCTCCCTGCAGCCCCGCCGTTACCGGCTGTTTCCGGCGCAGTCGTAG
- the cysW gene encoding sulfate ABC transporter permease subunit CysW → MVINRPKSASAHEIRTEPFLVRWTLITIAILFLTIFVVLPLVVVFTEAFSRGISAYLAALSEPEALSAIRLTLTIAAISVGLNLVFGVIAAWAIAKFEFPGKVFLITLIDLPFSVSPVISGLVFVLLFGAQGYFGTWLMSHNIQILFAVPGIALATTFVTFPFVARELIPLMQEQGTQEEEAAISLGASGLRTFLRVTIPNIKWGILYGVLLCNARAMGEFGAVSVVSGHIRGETNTMPLLVEILYNEYQFVASFAIASLLAFLALVTLIVKTILESHLEEGQSESDD, encoded by the coding sequence ATGGTGATCAATCGGCCCAAATCCGCGTCCGCGCATGAGATTCGCACCGAGCCGTTTCTGGTGCGGTGGACCCTCATCACCATCGCGATTCTGTTCCTCACCATCTTTGTGGTGCTGCCGCTGGTGGTGGTGTTCACTGAGGCGTTCTCGCGCGGCATCAGCGCGTATCTTGCGGCGCTGTCCGAGCCGGAAGCGCTGTCGGCGATCCGGCTGACGCTGACGATCGCGGCGATCTCGGTCGGGCTCAATCTGGTGTTCGGCGTCATCGCGGCGTGGGCAATCGCCAAGTTCGAATTTCCCGGCAAGGTATTCCTGATCACGCTGATCGACCTGCCGTTCTCGGTCTCACCGGTGATCTCGGGCCTGGTGTTCGTGCTGCTGTTCGGCGCGCAGGGCTATTTCGGCACCTGGCTGATGTCGCACAACATCCAGATCCTGTTCGCGGTGCCGGGCATTGCGCTGGCGACCACCTTCGTGACCTTCCCGTTCGTGGCGCGCGAACTGATCCCGCTGATGCAGGAGCAGGGAACCCAGGAGGAGGAGGCCGCGATTTCGCTCGGCGCTTCGGGGCTACGCACCTTCCTGCGGGTGACCATTCCCAACATCAAATGGGGCATTCTGTACGGGGTTCTGCTGTGTAATGCCCGCGCCATGGGCGAATTCGGCGCGGTCTCGGTGGTCTCCGGCCACATCCGCGGCGAAACCAACACCATGCCGCTGCTGGTGGAAATCCTTTATAATGAGTATCAGTTTGTGGCTTCGTTCGCGATCGCGTCGCTGCTCGCATTCCTGGCGCTCGTGACGCTGATCGTGAAAACGATTCTCGAAAGCCATCTCGAAGAAGGACAGTCTGAAAGTGACGATTGA
- the cysG gene encoding siroheme synthase CysG: MRFLPVFLDLQTGPIVLVGQGELAQAKLRLLMAADAHVRWFATDGRYDVSGFDAASVARIERASGDPLTADLSNVIAILCAGAGETGHAVAARARSLGIPVNVMDEVAHSTFIFPAIVDRGDVVVAVGTGGASPVVARRVRERIEAMLPARIGDLAGFVGRWRDTIKTRLPDMPLRRLFWERVIDGPIGADVLAGRTAQADQALASISNPASFARNIGSGFVTLVGAGPGDPDLLTVKALRALQDADVVFYDDLVSPEILDRARRDAARVPVGRRVGKPGIGQDAIHRLLIDAAQSGKRAVRLKGGDPFIFGRGGEEIAALRAAGVAYSVIPGITAGLGAAAESEVPLTYRQEALRITFLTAHKATDAGNVDWSALTDTKMTVVVYMGITAAQTIREGLLKAGRSPQTPVGVFARATRRDAKSVVGVLDDLPALAAQVETGPAILIIGDVVARSAPWRNSNPQMNPEDIVSELLRAAE, from the coding sequence ATGCGGTTTCTGCCGGTATTCCTTGATCTGCAAACCGGCCCGATAGTTCTGGTCGGGCAGGGCGAGCTTGCGCAGGCGAAATTGCGCCTGCTGATGGCGGCGGATGCGCACGTGCGGTGGTTTGCGACCGACGGCCGTTATGATGTGTCGGGCTTCGACGCAGCGTCGGTTGCGCGCATCGAGCGTGCGTCGGGCGATCCGCTCACCGCCGATCTCTCCAATGTCATTGCAATTCTCTGCGCGGGCGCCGGCGAAACCGGTCATGCGGTCGCTGCGCGGGCGCGCAGCCTCGGCATCCCCGTTAATGTGATGGACGAAGTCGCGCATTCGACTTTCATTTTCCCGGCGATCGTCGATCGCGGCGATGTAGTTGTGGCTGTCGGCACCGGCGGCGCTTCGCCGGTGGTGGCGCGCCGCGTGCGCGAACGCATCGAGGCGATGCTGCCAGCGCGGATCGGCGATCTGGCCGGCTTCGTTGGACGCTGGCGCGACACCATCAAGACCCGGCTTCCCGACATGCCGCTGCGCCGTCTGTTCTGGGAGCGCGTCATTGATGGGCCGATCGGCGCCGACGTTCTCGCCGGCCGCACCGCGCAGGCCGATCAGGCGCTCGCCAGCATTTCCAATCCCGCGTCTTTCGCGCGCAACATCGGCAGCGGCTTCGTCACGCTGGTTGGCGCGGGACCGGGCGATCCGGATTTGCTCACCGTGAAGGCGCTGCGCGCGTTGCAGGATGCCGACGTGGTTTTTTACGACGATCTCGTATCGCCCGAAATTCTCGACCGCGCGCGGCGCGATGCGGCGCGGGTGCCGGTCGGCCGCCGTGTCGGCAAGCCCGGCATTGGTCAGGACGCGATCCATCGCCTGCTGATTGACGCGGCGCAGTCCGGCAAGCGTGCGGTGCGGCTCAAGGGCGGCGATCCTTTCATCTTCGGACGCGGCGGCGAGGAGATCGCGGCGCTGCGCGCGGCGGGCGTGGCTTACTCGGTGATCCCCGGCATCACCGCCGGACTTGGGGCTGCGGCGGAATCCGAAGTGCCGCTGACCTATCGGCAGGAAGCGCTGCGCATCACCTTCCTCACCGCCCACAAGGCGACAGATGCGGGCAATGTCGATTGGTCCGCGCTGACTGATACCAAGATGACCGTGGTCGTCTACATGGGCATCACCGCCGCGCAGACGATCCGCGAGGGCCTCCTCAAAGCGGGCCGCTCACCGCAGACGCCGGTCGGCGTGTTCGCGCGCGCCACGCGGCGCGACGCCAAGTCCGTGGTCGGCGTGCTGGACGATCTGCCGGCGCTGGCCGCACAGGTCGAGACCGGACCCGCAATCCTCATCATCGGCGACGTCGTCGCCCGCTCCGCGCCCTGGCGGAATTCCAACCCCCAGATGAATCCTGAAGACATCGTGTCCGAACTTTTGCGAGCTGCCGAATGA
- a CDS encoding phosphoadenylyl-sulfate reductase — protein sequence MSTAAPSFLSQAPATPSSSPVAAELDRALANASPAEIIAAAVRQVGRDKLAMVSSFGTESAALLKIAADVDPAIPVVFLDTGWLFEETLAYRDTLTGLLGLTDVRTIHPLQETLEREDKDRDLWFSNPDQCCFIRKVEPLARALKPFDAWINGRKRFQGGDRAAIPVVEADGARLKFNPLANVAQDELKALYAAMNLPPHPLVASGFTSIGCMPCTSRTQPGEDPRAGRWRDRGKTECGIHVTKSS from the coding sequence ATGAGCACGGCCGCCCCATCGTTTCTCTCGCAGGCTCCCGCAACGCCGTCGTCCTCGCCTGTCGCGGCGGAGCTGGACCGCGCGCTGGCCAATGCATCGCCTGCGGAGATCATCGCGGCTGCCGTGCGCCAGGTCGGCCGCGACAAACTCGCCATGGTGTCGTCGTTCGGCACCGAGTCCGCGGCGTTGCTGAAGATCGCCGCCGATGTCGATCCCGCCATTCCGGTGGTGTTTCTCGACACCGGCTGGCTGTTCGAGGAGACGCTGGCCTATCGCGACACGCTGACCGGCCTGCTCGGCCTGACCGACGTGCGCACGATTCATCCGTTGCAGGAGACGCTGGAGCGTGAGGACAAGGACCGCGATCTCTGGTTCTCCAATCCCGATCAGTGCTGCTTCATCCGCAAGGTCGAGCCGCTGGCGCGCGCGCTCAAGCCGTTCGACGCCTGGATCAACGGCCGCAAGCGCTTTCAGGGCGGCGACCGCGCCGCGATTCCGGTGGTGGAAGCGGACGGCGCGCGACTGAAGTTCAATCCGCTGGCGAATGTCGCGCAGGACGAGTTGAAGGCGCTGTACGCCGCGATGAATCTTCCGCCGCATCCATTGGTCGCATCCGGCTTCACTTCGATCGGGTGTATGCCTTGCACCAGCCGCACGCAGCCCGGCGAAGATCCGCGCGCCGGCCGCTGGCGCGACCGCGGCAAGACCGAATGCGGCATCCACGTCACCAAGTCTTCATGA
- the cysD gene encoding sulfate adenylyltransferase subunit CysD codes for MANAPVSIPSSAPSRSSAPSMDHLDELEAQSIYIFREAFARLKKLALLWSLGKDSNVMIWLARKAFFGKVPFPALHVDTQKKFPEMYAFRDQYAKEWGLDLKVDYCPPIEEIDPTLPPAARSAARKTEGLKLALAKYGFDGLIAGIRRDEEATRAKERVFSPRGLEGGWDVRDQPPEFWDHFNASVPQGAHLRVHPILHWTEEDIWAYTQRENIPIIPLYLSKNGKRYRSLGDQDITNPVVSNASNIEEILIELKGTKVPERAGRALDHETEDAFERLRVAGYL; via the coding sequence ATGGCGAACGCACCGGTATCCATCCCTTCCTCGGCACCGTCGAGATCATCTGCGCCGTCGATGGATCATCTCGACGAGCTCGAAGCACAGAGCATCTATATTTTCCGCGAGGCCTTCGCGCGGCTGAAGAAGCTCGCGCTGCTGTGGTCGCTCGGCAAAGACTCCAATGTGATGATCTGGCTGGCGCGCAAGGCGTTCTTCGGCAAGGTGCCGTTCCCCGCGCTGCATGTGGACACGCAGAAGAAGTTTCCCGAGATGTACGCCTTCCGCGACCAGTACGCGAAGGAATGGGGTCTCGATCTCAAGGTCGATTACTGCCCGCCGATCGAGGAGATCGATCCGACATTGCCGCCGGCCGCGCGCTCCGCCGCGCGCAAGACCGAAGGGTTGAAACTCGCGCTCGCCAAATATGGCTTCGACGGCCTGATTGCCGGCATCCGCCGCGACGAGGAAGCCACCCGCGCGAAAGAGCGTGTGTTCTCGCCGCGCGGGCTGGAAGGCGGATGGGACGTGCGCGACCAGCCGCCGGAATTCTGGGATCATTTCAACGCCTCGGTGCCGCAGGGCGCGCATCTTCGCGTGCATCCGATCCTGCACTGGACCGAGGAAGATATCTGGGCCTACACCCAGCGCGAAAACATTCCGATCATCCCGCTGTATCTGTCGAAGAACGGCAAGCGCTACCGCTCGCTGGGCGATCAGGACATCACCAATCCCGTCGTGTCGAATGCCTCGAACATCGAGGAAATCCTGATCGAGCTGAAAGGCACGAAAGTGCCGGAGCGCGCCGGGCGCGCGCTCGACCACGAAACCGAGGATGCCTTCGAGCGGCTTCGCGTCGCCGGCTATCTCTGA
- a CDS encoding nitrite/sulfite reductase yields the protein MYAYDELDRTIVNERVSEFRDQVARRLSGELTEDEFKSLRLMNGVYLQLHAYMLRIAIPYGTLSSKQMRALAHVARKYDRGYGHFTTRQNIQYNWIKLAELPDALSDLAEVGIHGMQTSGNCIRNVTADQWAGVAPGEVEDPRIWAEILRQYSTLHPEFSFLPRKFKFAITASEHDRAAIKVHDIGLRIHKNAQGETGFEVLVGGGLGRTPFIGKTINEFVGQRDILSYVEAILRVYNQYGRRDNIYKARIKILVHELGIEKFKQEVEEEWAQMRDGALALQDAEIEDIRSRFFYPKYDNLSDTPDELKKALQNPNFEAWYKNSIAPHKQPGYAIVTLSLKPVGGPPGDATAEQMDEIADLAEKYSFGEIRVGHEQNLALPHVAKRDLPALWRALDKIGVATPNVNLVSDIIACPGLDYCSLANARSIPIAQELTRRFANPDTANLIGRLHINISGCINACGHHHVGHIGILGVEKNGEEFYQITIGGRADENAALGHLVGPAVPYDQVADVIEDIVEAYLALRQRPQELFVDAVKRLGVEPFKERVYATR from the coding sequence ATGTATGCTTACGATGAACTCGACCGCACCATCGTCAACGAACGCGTTTCCGAGTTCCGCGATCAGGTCGCGCGCCGTCTGTCCGGCGAACTGACCGAAGACGAATTCAAGTCGCTGCGCCTGATGAACGGCGTCTATCTGCAATTGCATGCCTACATGCTGCGGATCGCTATACCCTACGGCACGCTGTCGTCGAAGCAGATGCGCGCGCTGGCCCATGTCGCGCGCAAGTATGACCGCGGCTACGGCCATTTCACCACCCGGCAGAACATTCAGTATAACTGGATCAAGCTTGCCGAACTGCCCGACGCGCTGTCCGATCTCGCCGAGGTCGGCATCCACGGCATGCAGACCTCGGGCAATTGCATCCGCAACGTTACGGCGGACCAGTGGGCCGGCGTCGCGCCCGGCGAAGTGGAAGACCCGCGCATCTGGGCGGAAATCCTGCGGCAGTATTCGACGCTGCATCCGGAATTCTCGTTCCTGCCGCGCAAGTTCAAGTTCGCGATCACCGCATCGGAGCACGACCGCGCCGCCATCAAGGTGCACGACATCGGCCTGCGCATTCACAAGAACGCGCAGGGCGAAACCGGTTTCGAGGTGCTGGTCGGCGGCGGGCTCGGCCGCACGCCGTTCATCGGCAAGACCATCAATGAATTCGTCGGCCAACGGGACATCCTGAGCTATGTCGAGGCGATCCTGCGCGTCTACAACCAGTACGGCCGCCGCGACAATATCTACAAGGCCCGCATCAAGATCCTCGTCCACGAGCTCGGCATCGAGAAGTTCAAGCAGGAGGTCGAGGAGGAGTGGGCGCAAATGCGCGACGGCGCGCTGGCGCTTCAGGATGCCGAGATCGAGGACATCCGGTCGCGCTTCTTCTATCCGAAATACGACAATCTCTCCGACACGCCGGACGAGTTGAAGAAGGCATTGCAGAATCCGAATTTCGAGGCGTGGTACAAGAACTCCATCGCGCCCCACAAGCAGCCCGGCTACGCTATCGTCACGCTGTCGCTGAAGCCGGTGGGCGGCCCTCCGGGCGACGCCACCGCCGAGCAGATGGATGAAATCGCCGATCTCGCCGAAAAGTATTCGTTCGGTGAAATCCGTGTCGGCCACGAACAGAATCTGGCGCTGCCGCATGTCGCGAAGCGCGATCTGCCGGCGCTGTGGCGCGCGCTCGACAAAATCGGCGTGGCGACGCCGAACGTCAATCTGGTGTCGGACATCATCGCCTGCCCCGGCCTCGATTATTGCTCGCTCGCCAACGCGCGCTCGATCCCGATCGCGCAGGAACTGACGCGCCGCTTCGCCAACCCGGATACCGCGAACCTGATCGGCCGGTTGCACATCAATATCTCAGGCTGCATCAATGCCTGCGGCCATCATCATGTCGGCCATATCGGCATTCTCGGCGTCGAGAAGAACGGCGAGGAATTCTATCAGATCACCATCGGCGGCCGTGCCGACGAGAACGCCGCTCTCGGCCATCTGGTTGGCCCAGCGGTGCCCTACGATCAGGTGGCGGATGTGATCGAGGATATTGTCGAGGCCTATCTGGCGTTGCGCCAGCGGCCGCAGGAATTGTTCGTCGATGCCGTGAAGCGGCTTGGCGTGGAGCCTTTCAAGGAGCGGGTCTATGCCACTCGTTAA
- a CDS encoding CAP domain-containing protein: MRRMAGAILALTMLSGCGTGGDTSTEQPAFYVSMANASAKLDPNVAASMISGYRQNNGLGAVAVDPLLMKAAEAQSNAMASRNKLDHNVAGALDKRIKASGFDATKAVENVSAGYHTLAEAFSGWRDSPPHKANMLATGVTKIGIAATYAPNTKYKVFWTLILAAPDAR; encoded by the coding sequence ATGAGACGCATGGCGGGGGCCATTCTGGCGCTGACGATGTTGAGTGGCTGTGGGACGGGTGGCGACACGTCCACCGAGCAGCCGGCATTCTATGTCAGCATGGCGAATGCGAGCGCCAAGCTCGATCCGAACGTCGCCGCTTCGATGATCTCCGGCTACCGGCAGAACAATGGCCTCGGCGCGGTCGCGGTCGACCCGTTGCTGATGAAGGCGGCCGAGGCGCAGTCCAACGCCATGGCGAGCCGCAACAAGCTCGACCACAATGTCGCCGGCGCGCTCGACAAGCGCATCAAGGCTTCCGGTTTCGACGCCACCAAGGCCGTGGAAAATGTCTCGGCCGGTTACCACACCCTCGCAGAAGCCTTCTCGGGCTGGCGGGATTCGCCGCCCCACAAGGCCAACATGCTGGCCACGGGCGTCACAAAAATAGGCATCGCCGCGACCTATGCGCCGAATACCAAATACAAGGTGTTCTGGACGCTGATCCTCGCCGCGCCCGACGCCCGATAG
- a CDS encoding DUF934 domain-containing protein: MPLVKGNTVVADEFVHLAEDAPLPADGAVLLSAERFLKDPEAALARNGKENVKTGVIWPNNRDVDDLLPYLDRLAVIALVFPIFRDGRAYSQARLLRERHAFKGELRATGQVLRDQFMFMLRAGFDAFEVKKDKDAQVFADVAHRFSVFYQPTGDGRVTAFHRRLMHLPESVKS; this comes from the coding sequence ATGCCACTCGTTAAGGGCAACACCGTCGTCGCCGACGAATTCGTCCATCTGGCCGAAGACGCGCCGCTGCCCGCCGATGGCGCGGTGCTGTTGTCGGCTGAACGCTTTCTGAAAGATCCCGAGGCCGCGCTGGCGCGCAACGGCAAGGAGAACGTCAAGACCGGCGTGATCTGGCCAAACAACCGCGACGTCGACGATCTGCTGCCGTATCTCGACCGGCTCGCGGTGATCGCGCTGGTGTTTCCGATCTTCCGCGACGGCCGCGCCTATTCGCAGGCGCGCCTCTTGCGCGAGCGTCACGCCTTCAAGGGCGAGTTGCGCGCCACCGGTCAGGTGCTGCGCGACCAGTTCATGTTCATGCTGCGCGCGGGCTTCGACGCCTTCGAGGTCAAGAAGGACAAGGACGCGCAGGTGTTTGCAGATGTCGCGCACCGCTTCTCGGTGTTCTACCAGCCGACCGGTGACGGCCGCGTCACCGCGTTTCACCGGCGGCTGATGCACCTTCCCGAAAGCGTCAAGTCATGA
- a CDS encoding DUF2849 domain-containing protein, with protein MTSPLQQKIKITGPSIVTANRTRDGAVIYRTAAHGWSVKLSDAAIVRTADDARALLAESVADDIGAVGPYIAPVEVTDQGIAPGNLREKIRNQGVTIDLLVSA; from the coding sequence ATGACCTCTCCTCTGCAACAGAAAATCAAGATCACCGGTCCCTCCATCGTCACCGCCAATCGCACGCGCGACGGTGCGGTGATCTACCGCACGGCCGCGCACGGCTGGTCGGTCAAACTGTCGGACGCTGCCATCGTGCGCACCGCCGATGACGCCCGCGCGCTGCTGGCCGAATCCGTCGCCGACGACATCGGCGCGGTCGGACCTTACATTGCGCCGGTCGAAGTCACAGATCAGGGCATCGCCCCCGGCAACCTGCGCGAGAAAATCCGCAACCAGGGCGTCACCATCGATCTGCTCGTTTCGGCCTGA
- a CDS encoding sulfate ABC transporter substrate-binding protein — MVRRSLLVIGSLLWAGSALAADVSLLNVSYDPTRELYVDFNKAFSAAYQKETGKSIEIKQSHGGSGSQARSVIDGLQADVVTLALAYDIDAIANKGLLAKDWQAKLPQNSAPYTSTIVFLVRKGNPKGIKDWDDLVKSGVQVITPNPKTSGGARWNYLAAWGYGLKKYGSEDKAKKFVGDIFKNVPVLDTGARGSTVTFVERGVGDVLLAWENEAFLAVKEFGKDKFEIVAPPLSILAEPPLAIVDTVADKKGTRAAAEAYLKYWYTKEGQDIAARNSYRPRDPEVAKKYEASFAKVDLFTIDEVFGGWTKAQKEHFGEGGVFDQIYKN; from the coding sequence ATGGTTCGGCGTAGTCTTCTCGTGATCGGAAGTTTGCTCTGGGCAGGCTCGGCGCTTGCCGCGGACGTGTCGCTGCTCAACGTGTCGTACGACCCGACGCGCGAGCTGTATGTGGATTTCAACAAGGCATTCTCTGCCGCCTACCAGAAGGAAACCGGCAAGAGCATCGAGATCAAGCAGTCGCATGGCGGCTCGGGCTCGCAGGCGCGCTCGGTGATCGACGGCTTGCAGGCCGACGTGGTGACGCTGGCGCTGGCCTACGACATCGACGCCATCGCCAACAAGGGTCTGCTGGCAAAGGACTGGCAGGCCAAGCTGCCGCAGAATTCCGCGCCTTATACCTCGACCATCGTGTTCCTGGTGCGCAAGGGCAACCCCAAGGGCATCAAGGACTGGGACGATCTGGTGAAGAGCGGCGTCCAGGTGATTACGCCGAACCCGAAGACCTCGGGCGGCGCGCGCTGGAATTATCTCGCGGCGTGGGGCTACGGGCTGAAGAAGTACGGCTCCGAGGACAAGGCGAAGAAGTTTGTCGGCGACATCTTCAAGAACGTGCCGGTGCTGGATACCGGCGCGCGCGGCTCCACCGTCACCTTCGTCGAGCGCGGCGTCGGCGACGTGCTGCTGGCATGGGAAAACGAAGCCTTCCTCGCGGTCAAGGAATTCGGCAAGGACAAGTTCGAGATCGTGGCGCCGCCGCTGTCGATCCTCGCCGAGCCGCCGCTCGCGATTGTCGACACCGTTGCCGACAAGAAGGGCACCCGCGCCGCCGCCGAGGCCTATCTGAAATACTGGTACACCAAGGAAGGCCAGGACATCGCGGCGCGCAACTCGTATCGTCCGCGCGATCCGGAAGTGGCCAAGAAATATGAAGCGTCGTTCGCCAAGGTCGACCTGTTCACCATCGACGAGGTGTTCGGCGGCTGGACCAAGGCGCAGAAGGAACACTTCGGCGAAGGCGGCGTTTTCGATCAGATCTACAAGAACTGA